From Vitis vinifera cultivar Pinot Noir 40024 chromosome 14, ASM3070453v1, a single genomic window includes:
- the LOC100242979 gene encoding ABC transporter I family member 11, chloroplastic isoform X2: MTNYVCKAQPPPTAVSSASYFGHSLFFHSPPAILTRPCRSKFWRIRNLRISCEYSCIEVRGVSYRPQGTEFDLLNDVNFSLPEKSFGLIFGRSGSGKTTLLQLLAGINKPTSGSIFVQKYGDDGKLTQTSEPLPSERVGILFQFPERYFVADNVLEEVTFGWPRQRGSFQLKEHLALGLERAINWVGLNGISLDKDPHSLSGGYKRRLALAIQLVQIPDLLILDEPLAGLDWKARADVVELLKHLKKELTILVVSHDLNCSIPFRMNFSMEHS, encoded by the exons ATGACGAATTATGTATGTAAAGCACAGCCTCCTCCAACGGCAGTCTCATCCGCTTCGTATTTTGGACATTCACTCTTCTTCCATTCTCCACCTGCAATCTTAACCAGACCATGCAG GTCAAAGTTCTGGAGAATTCGAAATCTTAGAATCAGCTGCGAATACTCTTGTATCGAA GTTAGGGGTGTTAGCTATCGACCCCAAGGGACAGAGTTCGACCTTTTGAATGATGTTAATTTTTCCCTTCCAGAGAAAAG TTTTGGTTTGATCTTTGGACGCAGTGGAAGTGGAAAAACTACTCTGTTGCAG CTTCTCGCAGGGATAAACAAACCAACATCAGGTTCCATTTTTGTTCAAAAGTATGGAGATGATGGCAAGCTGACTCAGACTTCTGAACCATTGCCTTCAGAAAGAGTTGGTATTCTCTTTCAGTTTCCTGAGAG GTATTTTGTGGCAGACAATGTGCTTGAAGAAGTTACATTTGGGTGGCCTAGGCAAAGGGGCAGCTTCCAATTGAAAGAGCATCTTGCTTTGGGACTAGAGCGAGCTATTAATTGG gttgGATTGAACGGGATCTCCTTGGATAAAGATCCTCACTCCCTAAGCGGTGGATACAAACGTCGGCTTGCCCTGGCAATCCAATTA GTGCAAATCCCAGATTTATTGATACTGGATGAGCCTCTTGCTGGTCTTG ATTGGAAGGCACGTGCGGATGTTGTTGAGCTGTTAAAGCatctaaaaaaagaattaacCATACTTGTTGTGAGCCATGATCTCAA CTGCAGTATTCCTTTCAGGATGAATTTTTCCATGGAACATTCGTAG
- the LOC100242979 gene encoding ABC transporter I family member 11, chloroplastic isoform X5 encodes MTNYVCKAQPPPTAVSSASYFGHSLFFHSPPAILTRPCRSKFWRIRNLRISCEYSCIEVRGVSYRPQGTEFDLLNDVNFSLPEKSFGLIFGRSGSGKTTLLQLLAGINKPTSGSIFVQKYGDDGKLTQTSEPLPSERVGILFQFPERYFVADNVLEEVTFGWPRQRGSFQLKEHLALGLERAINWVQIPDLLILDEPLAGLDWKARADVVELLKHLKKELTILVVSHDLNCSIPFRMNFSMEHS; translated from the exons ATGACGAATTATGTATGTAAAGCACAGCCTCCTCCAACGGCAGTCTCATCCGCTTCGTATTTTGGACATTCACTCTTCTTCCATTCTCCACCTGCAATCTTAACCAGACCATGCAG GTCAAAGTTCTGGAGAATTCGAAATCTTAGAATCAGCTGCGAATACTCTTGTATCGAA GTTAGGGGTGTTAGCTATCGACCCCAAGGGACAGAGTTCGACCTTTTGAATGATGTTAATTTTTCCCTTCCAGAGAAAAG TTTTGGTTTGATCTTTGGACGCAGTGGAAGTGGAAAAACTACTCTGTTGCAG CTTCTCGCAGGGATAAACAAACCAACATCAGGTTCCATTTTTGTTCAAAAGTATGGAGATGATGGCAAGCTGACTCAGACTTCTGAACCATTGCCTTCAGAAAGAGTTGGTATTCTCTTTCAGTTTCCTGAGAG GTATTTTGTGGCAGACAATGTGCTTGAAGAAGTTACATTTGGGTGGCCTAGGCAAAGGGGCAGCTTCCAATTGAAAGAGCATCTTGCTTTGGGACTAGAGCGAGCTATTAATTGG GTGCAAATCCCAGATTTATTGATACTGGATGAGCCTCTTGCTGGTCTTG ATTGGAAGGCACGTGCGGATGTTGTTGAGCTGTTAAAGCatctaaaaaaagaattaacCATACTTGTTGTGAGCCATGATCTCAA CTGCAGTATTCCTTTCAGGATGAATTTTTCCATGGAACATTCGTAG
- the LOC100242979 gene encoding ABC transporter I family member 11, chloroplastic isoform X1, translated as MTNYVCKAQPPPTAVSSASYFGHSLFFHSPPAILTRPCRSKFWRIRNLRISCEYSCIEVRGVSYRPQGTEFDLLNDVNFSLPEKSFGLIFGRSGSGKTTLLQLLAGINKPTSGSIFVQKYGDDGKLTQTSEPLPSERVGILFQFPERYFVADNVLEEVTFGWPRQRGSFQLKEHLALGLERAINWVGLNGISLDKDPHSLSGGYKRRLALAIQLVQIPDLLILDEPLAGLDWKARADVVELLKHLKKELTILVVSHDLKELAALVDRSWRMEMGGVLKEEPIAF; from the exons ATGACGAATTATGTATGTAAAGCACAGCCTCCTCCAACGGCAGTCTCATCCGCTTCGTATTTTGGACATTCACTCTTCTTCCATTCTCCACCTGCAATCTTAACCAGACCATGCAG GTCAAAGTTCTGGAGAATTCGAAATCTTAGAATCAGCTGCGAATACTCTTGTATCGAA GTTAGGGGTGTTAGCTATCGACCCCAAGGGACAGAGTTCGACCTTTTGAATGATGTTAATTTTTCCCTTCCAGAGAAAAG TTTTGGTTTGATCTTTGGACGCAGTGGAAGTGGAAAAACTACTCTGTTGCAG CTTCTCGCAGGGATAAACAAACCAACATCAGGTTCCATTTTTGTTCAAAAGTATGGAGATGATGGCAAGCTGACTCAGACTTCTGAACCATTGCCTTCAGAAAGAGTTGGTATTCTCTTTCAGTTTCCTGAGAG GTATTTTGTGGCAGACAATGTGCTTGAAGAAGTTACATTTGGGTGGCCTAGGCAAAGGGGCAGCTTCCAATTGAAAGAGCATCTTGCTTTGGGACTAGAGCGAGCTATTAATTGG gttgGATTGAACGGGATCTCCTTGGATAAAGATCCTCACTCCCTAAGCGGTGGATACAAACGTCGGCTTGCCCTGGCAATCCAATTA GTGCAAATCCCAGATTTATTGATACTGGATGAGCCTCTTGCTGGTCTTG ATTGGAAGGCACGTGCGGATGTTGTTGAGCTGTTAAAGCatctaaaaaaagaattaacCATACTTGTTGTGAGCCATGATCTCAA AGAGTTAGCAGCTCTAGTTGATCGATCCTGGAGGATGGAAATGGGTGGAGTGCTTAAGGAAGAGCCTATAGCATTTTAA
- the LOC100242979 gene encoding ABC transporter I family member 11, chloroplastic isoform X4, producing the protein MTNYVCKAQPPPTAVSSASYFGHSLFFHSPPAILTRPCRSKFWRIRNLRISCEYSCIEVRGVSYRPQGTEFDLLNDVNFSLPEKSFGLIFGRSGSGKTTLLQLLAGINKPTSGSIFVQKYGDDGKLTQTSEPLPSERVGILFQFPERYFVADNVLEEVTFGWPRQRGSFQLKEHLALGLERAINWVQIPDLLILDEPLAGLDWKARADVVELLKHLKKELTILVVSHDLKELAALVDRSWRMEMGGVLKEEPIAF; encoded by the exons ATGACGAATTATGTATGTAAAGCACAGCCTCCTCCAACGGCAGTCTCATCCGCTTCGTATTTTGGACATTCACTCTTCTTCCATTCTCCACCTGCAATCTTAACCAGACCATGCAG GTCAAAGTTCTGGAGAATTCGAAATCTTAGAATCAGCTGCGAATACTCTTGTATCGAA GTTAGGGGTGTTAGCTATCGACCCCAAGGGACAGAGTTCGACCTTTTGAATGATGTTAATTTTTCCCTTCCAGAGAAAAG TTTTGGTTTGATCTTTGGACGCAGTGGAAGTGGAAAAACTACTCTGTTGCAG CTTCTCGCAGGGATAAACAAACCAACATCAGGTTCCATTTTTGTTCAAAAGTATGGAGATGATGGCAAGCTGACTCAGACTTCTGAACCATTGCCTTCAGAAAGAGTTGGTATTCTCTTTCAGTTTCCTGAGAG GTATTTTGTGGCAGACAATGTGCTTGAAGAAGTTACATTTGGGTGGCCTAGGCAAAGGGGCAGCTTCCAATTGAAAGAGCATCTTGCTTTGGGACTAGAGCGAGCTATTAATTGG GTGCAAATCCCAGATTTATTGATACTGGATGAGCCTCTTGCTGGTCTTG ATTGGAAGGCACGTGCGGATGTTGTTGAGCTGTTAAAGCatctaaaaaaagaattaacCATACTTGTTGTGAGCCATGATCTCAA AGAGTTAGCAGCTCTAGTTGATCGATCCTGGAGGATGGAAATGGGTGGAGTGCTTAAGGAAGAGCCTATAGCATTTTAA
- the LOC100242979 gene encoding ABC transporter I family member 11, chloroplastic isoform X3 has translation MTNYVCKAQPPPTAVSSASYFGHSLFFHSPPAILTRPCRSKFWRIRNLRISCEYSCIEVRGVSYRPQGTEFDLLNDVNFSLPEKSFGLIFGRSGSGKTTLLQLLAGINKPTSGSIFVQKYGDDGKLTQTSEPLPSERVGILFQFPERYFVADNVLEEVTFGWPRQRGSFQLKEHLALGLERAINWVGLNGISLDKDPHSLSGGYKRRLALAIQLVQIPDLLILDEPLAGLDWKARADVVELLKHLKKELTILVVSHDLKWLLAFCSRNF, from the exons ATGACGAATTATGTATGTAAAGCACAGCCTCCTCCAACGGCAGTCTCATCCGCTTCGTATTTTGGACATTCACTCTTCTTCCATTCTCCACCTGCAATCTTAACCAGACCATGCAG GTCAAAGTTCTGGAGAATTCGAAATCTTAGAATCAGCTGCGAATACTCTTGTATCGAA GTTAGGGGTGTTAGCTATCGACCCCAAGGGACAGAGTTCGACCTTTTGAATGATGTTAATTTTTCCCTTCCAGAGAAAAG TTTTGGTTTGATCTTTGGACGCAGTGGAAGTGGAAAAACTACTCTGTTGCAG CTTCTCGCAGGGATAAACAAACCAACATCAGGTTCCATTTTTGTTCAAAAGTATGGAGATGATGGCAAGCTGACTCAGACTTCTGAACCATTGCCTTCAGAAAGAGTTGGTATTCTCTTTCAGTTTCCTGAGAG GTATTTTGTGGCAGACAATGTGCTTGAAGAAGTTACATTTGGGTGGCCTAGGCAAAGGGGCAGCTTCCAATTGAAAGAGCATCTTGCTTTGGGACTAGAGCGAGCTATTAATTGG gttgGATTGAACGGGATCTCCTTGGATAAAGATCCTCACTCCCTAAGCGGTGGATACAAACGTCGGCTTGCCCTGGCAATCCAATTA GTGCAAATCCCAGATTTATTGATACTGGATGAGCCTCTTGCTGGTCTTG ATTGGAAGGCACGTGCGGATGTTGTTGAGCTGTTAAAGCatctaaaaaaagaattaacCATACTTGTTGTGAGCCATGATCTCAA ATGGTTGTTAGCTTTTTGCTCACGGAACTTCTGA
- the LOC100242979 gene encoding ABC transporter I family member 11, chloroplastic isoform X6: MTNYVCKAQPPPTAVSSASYFGHSLFFHSPPAILTRPCRSKFWRIRNLRISCEYSCIEVRGVSYRPQGTEFDLLNDVNFSLPEKSFGLIFGRSGSGKTTLLQLLAGINKPTSGSIFVQKYGDDGKLTQTSEPLPSERVGILFQFPERYFVADNVLEEVTFGWPRQRGSFQLKEHLALGLERAINWVQIPDLLILDEPLAGLDWKARADVVELLKHLKKELTILVVSHDLKWLLAFCSRNF, from the exons ATGACGAATTATGTATGTAAAGCACAGCCTCCTCCAACGGCAGTCTCATCCGCTTCGTATTTTGGACATTCACTCTTCTTCCATTCTCCACCTGCAATCTTAACCAGACCATGCAG GTCAAAGTTCTGGAGAATTCGAAATCTTAGAATCAGCTGCGAATACTCTTGTATCGAA GTTAGGGGTGTTAGCTATCGACCCCAAGGGACAGAGTTCGACCTTTTGAATGATGTTAATTTTTCCCTTCCAGAGAAAAG TTTTGGTTTGATCTTTGGACGCAGTGGAAGTGGAAAAACTACTCTGTTGCAG CTTCTCGCAGGGATAAACAAACCAACATCAGGTTCCATTTTTGTTCAAAAGTATGGAGATGATGGCAAGCTGACTCAGACTTCTGAACCATTGCCTTCAGAAAGAGTTGGTATTCTCTTTCAGTTTCCTGAGAG GTATTTTGTGGCAGACAATGTGCTTGAAGAAGTTACATTTGGGTGGCCTAGGCAAAGGGGCAGCTTCCAATTGAAAGAGCATCTTGCTTTGGGACTAGAGCGAGCTATTAATTGG GTGCAAATCCCAGATTTATTGATACTGGATGAGCCTCTTGCTGGTCTTG ATTGGAAGGCACGTGCGGATGTTGTTGAGCTGTTAAAGCatctaaaaaaagaattaacCATACTTGTTGTGAGCCATGATCTCAA ATGGTTGTTAGCTTTTTGCTCACGGAACTTCTGA